In Miscanthus floridulus cultivar M001 chromosome 19, ASM1932011v1, whole genome shotgun sequence, the DNA window TGTTTAGTTTTGTCATGTTTTTTCGTTTGGCAATAACTCGATACCTTTTTTTTCGGCGATGATTGCAGAGCTACATGCAGCAGCACCAGGAGGTGGAGCTCTCGGCCCTTGGCATGGGTAAAACTCTTTTGCCCTTCGGAATGCTATATTTACTAGTATTCTACACGTTCTACTGTTGTGTTGTTGTAAGCTTTTATGTACCTGTATCTCAGAAGTCAGAAACGTTTGTATGTCGAGTTTTGACTACAACTGTCCCTGGTTACTCATATTTTGAGTTTTGACTGAAGTCTTAGCGATTTTTCACAGTGTCTTGTGTTGGCATTCGTGTGAACTGTCCTACCTCAAGGATGTGGTGATCCTTGTGAAAGTTCACTCTGAAAGGTCAACACATGTTAATTCTGTTATGCGATGTCTAGTTATTGGCTATAGGTTTTGCGGATCTGTGATGACGTATTATTGTGGTTAAGTTCAAGTGCCCAAGGTTAACTTTTAGCGTGATTTATCGTGTCCTTTCTATTACTTTTCTGTTATGTTTTATTGCTTTTCTGTTATGGTACCTGTTTTAGGATATTTCTTTGGTCAAATTTACATACATACAAACATGATGACATAATGTCCATGACTCCACTTTTCACTTTGTATTCGTAATTATATTTTGCAATTGTCCTCTTCGCTGTGGTAATATCTGTTGTGCCTGTCCATACTGTACTTTCTTAATTACAACATGTTGGTATGCTGATGAACTTCCTTATCATTCCAGCCATTGCCACTGTGGTTACTGTTGCTGAAATTCTGAAAAATAATGGGCTCGCTGTTGAAAAGAGTAAGGATTTGTAGCCTATATACTTCTGTCATTGTGACTCATCTTTGCTTCTTCATCTAATGAGAATTGGTTTCCAGAGATCATGACATCCACAATTGATGTCAAGGATGATTCAAAGGCCCGCCCAATTCAGAAAGCCAAGGTGAACATCTCTTCCCTTCTAAGAAATGAAGTAGCATTGCTGAAGAGTTACTAgtggattgttttttttttatgcTAATACTGTTACTGTGGCCAGATCGAAATAGTGCTGGGCAAGACAGATAAATTTGATGAGCTGATGGCGGCAGCTGATGCAGAGAGGGAAGCCGCTGAGGCAGAGGAACAGAGCTAAACGTCTATCTTAAATTTTGATGTTGTATTAGTACAATGCTGCTAGGTTGTGGGTTTTAATCTCTTGGCAaacttgccctgttcgcttggctgataagccatggctgaaagtactgttggctgattacggcttataagccaagagAACCGGGCCTGAAAAAGTAGTAATCAAGAGCTGTGCTCATTTTATTTGTTTCCATGGTAACTTATATCTTTATGATAAGATTCGTTTTCACTAGTGTTTTGTTGAGTAATTATGGGCATGTCTCGGACTATTCTGCTCCACTCCATTCAACTCCAACTCCACGAACTCTGTGTAGGGAAAAAAA includes these proteins:
- the LOC136528704 gene encoding uncharacterized protein At2g34160-like encodes the protein MEEVAEGVNNLAITEPHKKNRIQVSNTKKPLFFYVNLAKSYMQQHQEVELSALGMAIATVVTVAEILKNNGLAVEKKIMTSTIDVKDDSKARPIQKAKIEIVLGKTDKFDELMAAADAEREAAEAEEQS